GGATAGCCTACTGCTAACACCCACTCGCCAATCTGCACATTATCCGAGTTACCTAACTTAACAATAGGTAAATTATTCGCATTCACTTTAATCAAAGCCAAGTCAAAGTTCGCATCGCGACCAATTACTTTTGCTTCGTAAGTTTTCTTATCGGTCAATACCACTTCAATTTTATCGGCATCCTCTACCACGTGGTTATTCGTTACGATATATCCGTCAGGGGAAATAATCACACCTGAACCCGAGGCAGTCTGTGGACGAGCCTGTCCGCGACGTTGCTGTGGCACACCAAAGAATTCTTCGAACAAATCAAAAGGCATCCCTTCACTTCCACCACGCGAACCACGACCACTCATCGTGACATTGATATGGACAACGCCTGGAGTAACTGCTGCCGCAGCCTGCGTAAAGTCCGGATTACCCGTCGAGGACATTAAAGCCTCCTCTCCAGGATTATTTGCATAATACACTTTCTGACGCTCTTCAAACGTCATGTTGTCCATCTGTTTATTTTCAAAGAGCTTATACCCTCCTACCGCAATAGCTCCTCCAACGATGGCCGTTAATAATGTTGCTCCTATCTTTTTCATATATTTACTGAATAATCTAAAAAATCATGTTTCGTATTGCTTAGTTCAAATGTAATACCATTAGATTTTAACAAATAGCTTTTGTCAGTTAAAAAATGTTAACAAAAAGGTTTAAAATCCGAGATTTAACAGCTTTTAACAAATAGAGCTCGAATTGTAACAAGAATATTAAAATTACCGCATATTTTCAACCCCAATGAACAAAGAAATCAAATTTTATAAATATCAAGGTGCCGGGAATGACTTTGTCTTAATTGATAACCGAAATCTCGCTTTTAATGCCGCTGACAACGATTTGATAAAACAACTATGTGATCGTCGTTTTGGTATTGGGGGCGACGGCCTGATGCTGCTTCAAGATACAAAAAATTTCGACTTTGAAATGCTTTATTACAATGCTGATGGTAGAGAGGGCACCATGTGCGGCAATGGAGGCCGTTGCTTAGTAGCCTTTGCACGAGATCTCGACATCATCCAAACAAACACTGCCTTTTTGGCAGTAGATGGGCCGCATGAAGCAGAGATTCATGACAACCAAGTCAATCTAGGAATGATTCCCGTGACTGAGTACCAAATGGATGGCGAGGCTTATGTGCTCAACACAGGCTCGCCACACTACGTTCAGTTTGTAGACAACCTGAACCAGATCAACATGTTCAAAGAGGGGTATGCAATCCGTAATAATGCGACCTATGCAGAGAAGGGCATCAATGTCAATTTTATTGAGAAAGAAGGCGAAGGGTATTTCGTGCGTACTTTCGAACGCGGAGTAGAGGATGAAACTTATGCTTGCGGCACAGGAGCCGTTGCTTCGGCCATGAGCGTAGCTTTGAAAGAAGGGAGGGATGGTGATTTCAATATCCCAATTCGGGTATTAGGAGGACAGCTCTACGTCTCATTTCATAAAGCAGGCAATTCCTTCAGCAAGGTGTTCTTAACAGGACCGGCAATTCAGGTTTTCAAAGGAAGTATTACCCTATAAAAATACAAATGGGGGATCTCTCCCCCATTTTCCTAGACCAATGGTCTAATTTTATTTAAACAAGCTCTTTTAGTTTACTCCAGCCTTCTTAGTCGCTGTTAAATGCATTTCAACTAAATAAGTTCCTGGCAAATTAAACTTCATTCCAAATCTCATCTGAAGGATGTATGATTTAGGATCTGTCTGATAAGTAATCTTATACGGTGGATCCCAGGTGTCTACATAGTCAACAGATTCAATGTACTTATCGTAGATACGATAATAACATAAGATATTATTCGGTTGAGAATCCCAATACACATCAGGGAAACGAGCCTGTGCATAATCATGGATAACAGAAGTCTCCGTTACGGTTGTCTTATACGCAAAAGTTGCCATCGTATTTAAGAACGAATCACCATTAGGTCTACGTTCTAAAGCTTTTCCAGGGAATACCGCACCATTCTTATCATATACTTTCAGAATAACCTGGTTCGGGCCATTTGCATCTCTAGTAACCTTAAAGGTCATGTTCGCACTCTGTTGTTTCGAAATATCGAACCAATCCACATCATGAGGATAACGTTTGCTCGAACCATCCTTAGGATCTACAAGAATGAAATATGGTGCATTAACATGCTCATACAATAAAGGATCATTGATTTTTATTGTTGTAATACCTTTATATTCTTTCGTACCATTCGGATTCTCAATCTTCAAATCCAATAAATACTCACCAACAGGAACACCCTCGGTCGCTTGAGTAAACATCAATTGGCCGCTCTTCTCAATTACTTGTAAAGGAAGGCGCATCTCTTTTGTGCGCTTCGCATCAATCAATGCTAAGGTCGTATCCGTCTTCGGATCATACTTCTCCTTCCAAACCGTAATTTCCGAAGGTTTGAAGAAGGATTCTTCACGTTGTCCCGTTGCCTTATTTCGAACATCGAGAACGGTAATCTTAAATGGTGGAGTTGAGTTGTCCGGAATAATACCCGTAACTATTTTAAAAACCCCACGCTCCGCAACAACAGGGTTAGACCCATAACGGATGTTATCGCTCAAGTATCCTACATCCACCTTCTTACAACCGGCTAAAACCAGCATAGCAAGCAAAACGCAAGATAAAGCCGCTTTATATATTCTTTTCATCGTCGTCTTAATTAATATTTAACCTTAAACCTCTAAGCCATGTGTGGTTGTTCGTCAATACATGAAGTACTCCAGTTGTCGTTTCTATGCCGCTCGTTTGACAGATAAACTTCTGATCTAGCAAGATCGCATTACCCGAAGGATCTTTAATCTGCCCAGCGACAAGGACATCACGTTCCCCGATGATACGCGTATAGTACAGAAACTTAGGACGCTCCGGAATCAAACCACCAGCATTATAATCGTCGTTAGTGTGTGGCTCCAAGGAAATCAAGAATTTGTAATTGTCTAATTTGCTAGCAAATTCTTTCCCATTCGCATCCAAACCATCCCTTACGATTGTTTCAGGGAATAAATAAACAGACATCGAATCACGCAACATCTTCGGCGTAAAGTATTTGAACAAAGTGTCCAAAGTGTAGTTTTTACGTTCGTCGACTGCTCTTACCTGCGCTTGACGTAAGCTCAGAAAGTTCTTGATGCTATAATTTGTTGGAGCAAACATAGTTCCCTTGCTATTGATCAAATCTTTCATCTCGCCTTTGTCGATAATCATCAATAAAGTATCAAACAGCCCACGAGGATGTGATTTCAAATAATCATAGGTCGTCATGTTAACCTTAGGACTACTTACTCCACCGTCGATAACACTGTCTTTCTTACAAGAGAAGAAAAGCATCGCTACAAACGGGATAATAAACAACATATTTATATTTTTCATTTCTTTCTTTTTTAGATTAATATTTACCCATCCAATAAGGAATCTGCGTCAGATCTTTATTCGAATTCAAGTTACTATTGTGAATAGGGAAGTAAAAACCCTTCAAGGCCAAACGATCAGAACCATTTGCTCCACGTGCTAAACTCCAATAGATTAACGAAGATGAGCTAAAAGGAAATTCTGCTTCGCTCTTCTTCTTCCAAATATTACGAACAAGGTCAAAATAATTATGTCCCTCACCGATCAATTCACGTTGTCTTTCCATAAGAATTTCGGTATATAAGCTACGATCATCCATTGCAGTGCTAGCTTGACTAATACCCGCGCGCAATTTAATTTGGTTTAGGGCATCTCGTGCTTCCCCAGAACGCTTCAAATTAAGAAGGGCTTCAGATTTTAACAGAATCAAATCTGCTAGACGAAAAATCACAATATTGCTTTCGGCACGCAAGTTTCCTAGACCCGTCGAATTTTTAAATACGAAATTGCTGTATTTACGCATCGCGTAACGAGCCGTAATCGCACTGTTATCAACCGTAACGGGACCATCATCAAATTTTACAAAGAAATCATCACGACGTAAATCTGCGGCATCGCTATACAAGCGGCTTAGTCGAGATTGATCCACATAGTAATTAGGAACAGCGTAGGGGAATCCAGGATATGTTAAATTACTTGTCGTTGTAAAAGTTAAGTTCGCTGAGAAGACGCCTACAACATCTGGGTTATACCCAGAAGATTCTATTTCGCTGTCTTTCTGAGTAATGACAAATATATTCTCTCTAGCTGTTGCATTTTTAAACACATCACGTACATTTCCTCCTGGCAATAGTGAGTAGTTTGCCGTTTGATTGATCACAGAATCAGCATAAACCAAGGTCTTTGCATAGTCATTCTGGAAAGCCGTTGCATGTGCCAATAATGCCAAGGCTGCGCCTTTGTTCCCTCTTCTTCTTCCCGACTCGTCTACAGACGCCCAGGTCATCAAGGAAGAGGCCTTCTGTGCATCCGAAACTACCAATTTTAAAATCTCATCGCTTGGATTTGCTCCTTTTTGTTCAGCATCATCAGCCGTTTGCGTAGGCTTGGTCTGCAACGGTAAATCGCCCCAAACTCTGGTCATGTAGAAATAAGCCAAGGCACGCATATAATAGGCCTGGCCCAATAAATAGTTCTTTTGACCTTGTGCAAAACTCGCATCCGGAATTTCCGGTGTCTTTGTAATGACCAAATTCGCGACATCGATAATTCTATACCAATTGGTCCAATTATGGACGCCTGTTTCACGATATGGGGTCACAAAACTACCGCTATTGAAAATCTCCGAATGGTTTGTTCCGTCGTTGGTCACAAACTTACCAATCGGCGCATCACCCCAAATGAAGAATGCTTGATTGGTATTAATTGCATTACGGAAAAGTCCATAAGCACCATTCAACGCCCCTTCAACATCACCCGCATTTTTCCAGTACACATTACCGTATGTATCGTTTTTTAAAACGTTCTCAAGTTCTTTCTCGCAGGAAACGAACATGCTGCTCGTTGCTAGCAAACAGATACCTGCAATTGATCGTATTATATTTCTTGTTTTCATTATTTCTCCCTTAAAAATCAAACTGAATACCTAATGTGAATTTCGAAGGCAATGGATAGCCATCTGCCATATCATATCCACGTCCATCTACGCGCTCGGCGTCAATTCCTGAGAATTTCTGTATCATCAACACGTTGTCCATTGAACCGTATAAACGAAGCGTATTTAATTTCGCGCGTTGCATCCATTCATGTTTTGAAGGATTAAAACGGTAAGTAAGATTCACGTTTTTAATACGGATATACCATCCCGGCTCCATGAACATGGATTGTCCGGTTCTCCAGGTATAAAGAGCTAAATAAGGGTTAAATGCAGGATATTGTGCCACATCACCGTCTTGCTTCCAATAGCTATATTGCTCCATATCGCCGATTGAACGTCTAGCTAAGTCGAAAGGATTTCCATAGAAGAAGCTGTTAGACATACGTCGAGCGAAGGATTGGTTCATGATGTCTCTGCCAAACGTGAATGTGGTCAGGATTTGTACCGAGAAATCTTTGTAGCTAAACAAGTTGGTAAAACCACCTACTACTTTCGGGTTTGGATCGCCAAAGAAGGTACGGTCATCCTCTCCAATTGCATCAGAGATTTTATAATCCCCATTCACATCCACCCAATTTGCATAACCCGGCTTCAAAGTACCCCACTTAGTACTTCCAACCGCTCCTGTGTAAGGATTGCTAATCAAGTTACTTTCCGAGCTAATCGCTCCATCCACTAAGAAACCATAGTACATATTCAAAGGCTTACCAACCACGTAAACGGCCTCACCATAATAGATATCACGATTGCCATTTGGCAATGCAGTTACCATATTCTTGTTAAATGCTAAGTTGATCGATGGTGTCCATTGGAATCCATCTTCTTTGTAGATTGCACGACCACCAACGTTCAGTTCCACACCGCTATTGCGTACGGATGCTGCATTGGTAAACGTGCTTAAGTAACCCGTATATTCTGGAATAGTAATACTCAACATCTGACCCGATGTTTCGCGTGTATAGGCATCAATGTTGAAGAATAAGCGATTGCTGAATAAACTACCATCCAAACCTAAGTTCCAAGTAGCTGTTTCTTGCCATGTGATGTTATCGTTCGTGATACCCGCATAATTCGGGATAACTGCAGTTTGGCCCCCATAGGTAGGGACGGTGCCTGAACCTGGGTAAGATGCCTCGCCCGCTAAGTATGCATTGTAGCGGTCATAATCCGTAATACTTGACTCATCACCGGTGATACCCCAGCTACCTCTCAACTTCAACTCGTTGATCCAGCCTGCTTGCGAAGCGAATTCCTCATTCGAAATAATCCAGCCTAAAGCCAATGAAGGGAAATTTCCCCATTTGTTGTTTTTCCCGAAACGAGAAGAAGCATCTTTTCTCCAAACCGCATCCAATAAATAGCGGTTATCATAATCGTAGTGAACAGCCCCCAAGAATGAAAGCTTAGAGTAGGTAGAAAGATCAGTATAGCCCGCTAAACCACCTGTTTTGATACCCTTGATCACTTGAATATTATCATTAGGAATGCCTGACCCCAAAAGGTACATACCGTTATTCGTACGTGTTTCAAATTCATGGATCAAGTTGGCCGTAAAATTATGAACCTCCCCTAAAGTCTTCGTCCACAACAAGTTGTTGGTCAATAAATATTTTCTGTATTGTGTTGAAGTCGATTTACCAGCAGCCAAACCGTCATCGTTCATATAAGATGGTGAGAAGAAGTCGTTCTTTGCCGTCGAATAGTTGATAATGCTACGCGTACTGAGGCGAAAATCATTTAAGAAGCTATAGCGCAATTCTCCTACGCCTGTTAAATCAAGGTTAATATTCTCATTACGTTGATGCTCGTAAGGGTTCAATATCCCATCTAATGTTTCATCAGAGAGTTGGTAAAGCGATGAATACATATCGATTGGGTTAATGCCGTAGACATTTCTATAAGATCCCTCCCGGATATATTGTGTAGTTCCTCTACCCTCCTTTCTATTCATCGTCGACACTTTGAAGTTTGTCAACAACTCTAAATTCTTTGTAAAGTTGAAATTCACATTACTGGTAAATGAGTAGCGTTTAAATCCAGTATTGATAACCACCCCTTTTTCATTGTATAAACCACCGGAAATACGGTAGTTGATATTTTCTGTACCGCCAGATACCGAAAGGTCGTAGTTTTGGATTCCTCCCGGACGGAAAAATAGCTCCTGATAGTCTGTATTTCCGTTGAATGCTGGATTTAAACTATCCGTCAACATGATCGGTAAGTTACCTTGTTGTGCATAGGTACCATAGTGGTATAAGAGCGCAAGCTTTTGATTGCGCTCAGCAACACCTAGCAACGTATTTAGCTTCTCGGGCTTCGTGATGTAGCCCTGGTAAACGTTCAAGCTAATTCTTGGTGTTCCTATACGACCGCGTTTTGTTTTTACAAGGATAACCCCATTATTCGCGCGCGCTCCGTAT
The DNA window shown above is from Sphingobacterium hotanense and carries:
- the dapF gene encoding diaminopimelate epimerase; translation: MNKEIKFYKYQGAGNDFVLIDNRNLAFNAADNDLIKQLCDRRFGIGGDGLMLLQDTKNFDFEMLYYNADGREGTMCGNGGRCLVAFARDLDIIQTNTAFLAVDGPHEAEIHDNQVNLGMIPVTEYQMDGEAYVLNTGSPHYVQFVDNLNQINMFKEGYAIRNNATYAEKGINVNFIEKEGEGYFVRTFERGVEDETYACGTGAVASAMSVALKEGRDGDFNIPIRVLGGQLYVSFHKAGNSFSKVFLTGPAIQVFKGSITL
- a CDS encoding DUF5007 domain-containing protein, translating into MKRIYKAALSCVLLAMLVLAGCKKVDVGYLSDNIRYGSNPVVAERGVFKIVTGIIPDNSTPPFKITVLDVRNKATGQREESFFKPSEITVWKEKYDPKTDTTLALIDAKRTKEMRLPLQVIEKSGQLMFTQATEGVPVGEYLLDLKIENPNGTKEYKGITTIKINDPLLYEHVNAPYFILVDPKDGSSKRYPHDVDWFDISKQQSANMTFKVTRDANGPNQVILKVYDKNGAVFPGKALERRPNGDSFLNTMATFAYKTTVTETSVIHDYAQARFPDVYWDSQPNNILCYYRIYDKYIESVDYVDTWDPPYKITYQTDPKSYILQMRFGMKFNLPGTYLVEMHLTATKKAGVN
- a CDS encoding RagB/SusD family nutrient uptake outer membrane protein, with product MKTRNIIRSIAGICLLATSSMFVSCEKELENVLKNDTYGNVYWKNAGDVEGALNGAYGLFRNAINTNQAFFIWGDAPIGKFVTNDGTNHSEIFNSGSFVTPYRETGVHNWTNWYRIIDVANLVITKTPEIPDASFAQGQKNYLLGQAYYMRALAYFYMTRVWGDLPLQTKPTQTADDAEQKGANPSDEILKLVVSDAQKASSLMTWASVDESGRRRGNKGAALALLAHATAFQNDYAKTLVYADSVINQTANYSLLPGGNVRDVFKNATARENIFVITQKDSEIESSGYNPDVVGVFSANLTFTTTSNLTYPGFPYAVPNYYVDQSRLSRLYSDAADLRRDDFFVKFDDGPVTVDNSAITARYAMRKYSNFVFKNSTGLGNLRAESNIVIFRLADLILLKSEALLNLKRSGEARDALNQIKLRAGISQASTAMDDRSLYTEILMERQRELIGEGHNYFDLVRNIWKKKSEAEFPFSSSSLIYWSLARGANGSDRLALKGFYFPIHNSNLNSNKDLTQIPYWMGKY
- a CDS encoding SusC/RagA family TonB-linked outer membrane protein; its protein translation is MIQDLRRSFLEFKGIFVAFLLILCCSFAAIGQIKVTGVVSDQNGALTGVSIRLKKGNKSLVATDNNGAFEVNVAGNDVLIFDLVGYQRKEVPVENRTRINVTMEESSNVLEETIVTGYTTIDRRKTTGSISSVTAKDIENLPAASIDVLLQGKLPGVNVQNFTGMPGVKTSLVIRGNSTIPRSSSQFDSENITSNPLYVIDGVPIADDEVRAYNVTGTNFLSSLNPNDIESVDVLKDASAAALYGARANNGVILVKTKRGRIGTPRISLNVYQGYITKPEKLNTLLGVAERNQKLALLYHYGTYAQQGNLPIMLTDSLNPAFNGNTDYQELFFRPGGIQNYDLSVSGGTENINYRISGGLYNEKGVVINTGFKRYSFTSNVNFNFTKNLELLTNFKVSTMNRKEGRGTTQYIREGSYRNVYGINPIDMYSSLYQLSDETLDGILNPYEHQRNENINLDLTGVGELRYSFLNDFRLSTRSIINYSTAKNDFFSPSYMNDDGLAAGKSTSTQYRKYLLTNNLLWTKTLGEVHNFTANLIHEFETRTNNGMYLLGSGIPNDNIQVIKGIKTGGLAGYTDLSTYSKLSFLGAVHYDYDNRYLLDAVWRKDASSRFGKNNKWGNFPSLALGWIISNEEFASQAGWINELKLRGSWGITGDESSITDYDRYNAYLAGEASYPGSGTVPTYGGQTAVIPNYAGITNDNITWQETATWNLGLDGSLFSNRLFFNIDAYTRETSGQMLSITIPEYTGYLSTFTNAASVRNSGVELNVGGRAIYKEDGFQWTPSINLAFNKNMVTALPNGNRDIYYGEAVYVVGKPLNMYYGFLVDGAISSESNLISNPYTGAVGSTKWGTLKPGYANWVDVNGDYKISDAIGEDDRTFFGDPNPKVVGGFTNLFSYKDFSVQILTTFTFGRDIMNQSFARRMSNSFFYGNPFDLARRSIGDMEQYSYWKQDGDVAQYPAFNPYLALYTWRTGQSMFMEPGWYIRIKNVNLTYRFNPSKHEWMQRAKLNTLRLYGSMDNVLMIQKFSGIDAERVDGRGYDMADGYPLPSKFTLGIQFDF